GgcttatttgttgaaaaaaatgatgataattaTGCAGGCACGCCTGGAGTTCTTCAACATCCCtcacctaaaataaaaaatgcgaGACGGAGAAAGAAAAACGTAAAATGGATACCGTATtgactctattttttttttttttttatctgtgtaaaatagttataataaaacaatagaaattgacaagttttttatttattcgcTACAATAACCAAACGGTAAAGTACTAAAGTCATTCAAGAGCCGTCTCTTGGTGTACAccattttgtattctttttgcTCTGGTCTGTTATACAATTTTCGTTTGCAACCAAGTCTAGAAATTTTTCGGGGATTAGTGGTTAGGATCGAATTTCTGTTTTTGTCAACTACAATATCTCTAATCGCCGAAAAATTTATAAGCTCTTCATTCGCTTTAGTTTGGAGAGAAAATCCTCTTACTTTACACTTTTTCTTTCCTGATACCATCCTGTAGGCGTAATTTTTAGGACCACCGGATACGAAATGAGTAATATACCCGTCTTCAGTCGAAATTTCGTTGGTCAGTTCACCCAAGTAGTTTCCTATCGGTAGTGTATTTgtgatttgtttgtttctatctACAAATATGACGGAATCAGTGTCAACGTAAAGAGTGTTCTCGTCCGTCTTCTCGAGTACTTTATAGAGACTAATTCTAGCCCAACAAGTGGTAAAAGAGGCAATAAACACGTTGGTTTTGTAGTCTATAGGTATGAAAGACGGGTAATCGAAATGTTCCGTCTGTACAGTATTTTTATTGATGATGTGAAAGTCCCTTACGTCCTTTTTTGGATCTGAAAGTAACTGAAAGAATTTGTCGGCTTCATTTTCGGTAAAAAATGTGGTCTGTTTCATGTTTAACCGTTGTCCAAACTTTCCccaaaaactattcaaacaaattTTGGCGAGACTACGAAGACCTggattttttcttatttgatcGTAATCCAAGAGAATTCCTTCCTTTTGGGCATAGTCTGCTATGTAATCCATCTTTTGTTGTTCCGTTTCACACTCTGAGGGAAATCCGGAAGCTTcctgttttaatttcaaaaacaaattaacatacCCGTCAAAAAGACCACCTTTCCCTGTTTGTCTGTCGTAGATTTTGGTTTCTGCGAAatcatatatttcataaattttgagTATTCGATACCCTTTTGAACGAGCCAATTCTAACTCCGGTGTACACCAAGTTCCTATCATAGATCTGTTTGAATCTGTACATATACAACTACGCTGATTTTCTGTCTCTGCACATTGTTTACATAAAGGAAACTTTAATTTTCCGTTCGATAAGTACGGTAAAACAGGATGGTACAGACGTCTCGGTGGAAGAACTTTCACCTTTGCGATACCGAAATAATGTGAGAGATCGGAGAAATTGGACGTGACAATGGTTGGATGTCCGATAGGatattt
The genomic region above belongs to Mytilus trossulus isolate FHL-02 chromosome 7, PNRI_Mtr1.1.1.hap1, whole genome shotgun sequence and contains:
- the LOC134726353 gene encoding uncharacterized protein LOC134726353 — encoded protein: MEQLQQDEEIRAYVSSIEVTDRLDPRDSFFGGRTNAIRLYHETTEPGETIEYYDFTSLYPSVNKYAKYPIGHPTIVTSNFSDLSHYFGIAKVKVLPPRRLYHPVLPYLSNGKLKFPLCKQCAETENQRSCICTDSNRSMIGTWCTPELELARSKGYRILKIYEIYDFAETKIYDRQTGKGGLFDGYVNLFLKLKQEASGFPSECETEQQKMDYIADYAQKEGILLDYDQIRKNPGLRSLAKICLNSFWGKFGQRLNMKQTTFFTENEADKFFQLLSDPKKDVRDFHIINKNTVQTEHFDYPSFIPIDYKTNVFIASFTTCWARISLYKVLEKTDENTLYVDTDSVIFVDRNKQITNTLPIGNYLGELTNEISTEDGYITHFVSGGPKNYAYRMVSGKKKCKVRGFSLQTKANEELINFSAIRDIVVDKNRNSILTTNPRKISRLGCKRKLYNRPEQKEYKMVYTKRRLLNDFSTLPFGYCSE